CGGTACGCCCAGCGCCTTGTAGGCAGCGGCGTAGACTTCGGCGGTCGGCAGACCACCCAGGTACGAGAAGCGGTCGCCCAGGCGGCGGCGGATCGACACCATCAGTTCGATGTCACCCAGGCCGTCCTTGTAGCCGATCAGGTTCGGGCAGCGCTCGGCCAGTTTTTCCAGCAGCGACGCGTTCAGGCGGCAAACGTTGCGGTTGTAAACCACCACACCGATTTTCACCGACTTGCACACAGCTTCGACGTGGGCGGCGACGCCGTCCTGGCTGGCTTCGGTCAGGTAGTGCGGCAGCAGCAGCAGGCCCTTGGCGCCCAGGCGCTCGGCTTCCTGAGCCATCTCGATAGCCTGACGGGTCGCGCCACCTACACCGGCGAGGATCGGTACGCTTTTTTCGCAGGTATCGACGGCAGTCTTGATGATCTGCGAGTACTCGCTGGACGACAGCGAGAAGAATTCACCGGTGCCGCCAGCGGCAAACAGCGCGCTGGCGCCGTACGGGGCCAGCCACTCCAGGCGCTTGATATAGCCTTCGCGGTGGAAATCGCCCTGGGCATTGAAGTCGGTAACGGGGAAAGACAGCAAACCGTGGGAGAGGATGGACTTGAGTTCTTGTGGAGTCATTATTCGAACACCCTGGGGACATGAAGAGGAAAAGTCATCTGGCTGATTGCCGATGTCGTAAGTCATCGTACAACTGAAAGATGAATGCCACAACAGGGATTTGCGGTTTTTTCCGCAAACGGCCGTTTGAGCCGCTACAGGGCTTTATTTCCGCGGGCTGTGCGGGGACCAGCGTGCGACTTTAGTCATATGACCTCCGCCTTTCGATTGCTCAGCAAATGGTATTGAAGCAGAGACGACCGGCTTCAGCCGTAAGGCGTTTTCGCGACTGAAGCCGCTTCTGGCGGGTGACAGGGCCGGCAGAAAAAATAAGGACGTCTGGCACGGGTAGGACCGGCTTCAGCCGCAATACAGGTTCAGACCGTGGGAGCGAGCTTGCTCGCGATAGCTGCGTCACGTTCACAGCAGATGCATGGAGTTTGCTGACCTGTGCGCGAGC
The Pseudomonas sp. DTU_2021_1001937_2_SI_NGA_ILE_001 DNA segment above includes these coding regions:
- the kdgD gene encoding 5-dehydro-4-deoxyglucarate dehydratase; the encoded protein is MTPQELKSILSHGLLSFPVTDFNAQGDFHREGYIKRLEWLAPYGASALFAAGGTGEFFSLSSSEYSQIIKTAVDTCEKSVPILAGVGGATRQAIEMAQEAERLGAKGLLLLPHYLTEASQDGVAAHVEAVCKSVKIGVVVYNRNVCRLNASLLEKLAERCPNLIGYKDGLGDIELMVSIRRRLGDRFSYLGGLPTAEVYAAAYKALGVPVYSSAVFNFVPKLAMDFYHAIARDDHATVGKYIDDFFLPYLDIRNRKAGYAVSIVKAGAKIAGYDAGPVRAPLTDLTGEEFEMLAALMDKQGKQ